Proteins encoded within one genomic window of Acinetobacter sp. WCHA55:
- a CDS encoding permease, with translation MTLLLPLLAFLSGLFLASTPLATRLKTGFSSLLARCFIPIVIVYNMVFYQAGSFSLMLFSFVVAVLLFYFFHYFSKNKLSALCFSYVNMAWLGFPFAIALFGTKISPAMVALYIGGSIFGNLWAVTAVSQTPLPFSLILKKVLCAPPMIALILALIFRSVGVQHWSQHDLIDVVYSLAKFGMSFSGMCVLGMWLRHTKVEKADLWQSSRTALLKLACGAVLCGLSYRYVAIPNIEQYIGVMFLLFCLPPAANIVALETHYQGTGTSAKYIASGTIISCVVVSIYGLLLHVFAVI, from the coding sequence GTGACGTTGCTGCTGCCTCTGTTGGCCTTTCTTAGTGGTTTATTCCTTGCATCCACCCCGTTGGCAACACGGTTGAAAACAGGCTTTTCAAGTCTTTTAGCACGTTGTTTTATTCCGATTGTGATTGTCTACAACATGGTGTTTTATCAGGCTGGTAGCTTCAGTCTGATGCTATTCAGTTTTGTCGTGGCAGTGCTCTTATTTTACTTTTTCCACTATTTTTCAAAGAATAAATTAAGTGCCTTATGTTTTAGTTATGTCAATATGGCATGGCTAGGCTTTCCTTTTGCGATTGCATTGTTTGGCACAAAAATTAGTCCAGCGATGGTGGCTTTATATATCGGCGGCTCTATTTTTGGCAATCTTTGGGCTGTGACGGCCGTGAGCCAAACACCGTTACCTTTTTCATTAATTTTAAAAAAAGTACTCTGTGCTCCACCCATGATTGCTTTGATTCTGGCCCTTATTTTTCGTTCTGTTGGGGTGCAACATTGGTCACAGCATGATCTGATTGATGTGGTTTATAGTTTAGCCAAATTTGGTATGAGCTTCTCTGGTATGTGTGTATTGGGCATGTGGTTGAGGCACACCAAAGTTGAGAAAGCGGACTTGTGGCAAAGTAGTCGGACGGCTTTGTTAAAATTAGCATGTGGCGCGGTGCTGTGTGGGCTGAGTTATCGTTACGTCGCTATTCCTAATATTGAACAATATATTGGGGTGATGTTCTTATTGTTTTGTTTACCGCCAGCCGCCAATATTGTGGCTTTGGAAACGCATTATCAGGGTACAGGCACGTCGGCAAAATACATTGCTTCAGGTACAATCATCAGCTGTGTCGTGGTGAGTATTTATGGCCTATTGCTGCATGTATTTGCTGTGATCTAA
- a CDS encoding Sec-independent protein translocase subunit TatA, which yields MAGLSIWHVLIFAIVVILLFGTAKLKNLGKDVGGAVKDFKKSIRDEDAEAAQLNEPRTLEHQNSNPTNSTVKH from the coding sequence ATGGCGGGACTATCAATTTGGCACGTACTAATTTTTGCAATTGTGGTTATTCTTCTTTTTGGCACAGCCAAGCTTAAGAACTTAGGCAAAGATGTCGGTGGTGCAGTGAAAGACTTTAAGAAATCAATCCGTGATGAGGATGCTGAAGCAGCTCAGCTAAATGAACCCCGCACCTTAGAACATCAGAATAGCAACCCAACCAACTCAACCGTCAAACATTAA
- the tatB gene encoding Sec-independent protein translocase protein TatB → MLNIGMTELLVFGIITLLVLGPEKLPEAARFAGKWYGKVKRMVSNVQNDIDRELRMSELREQMQNEMKRIQELEQKMQAQMQHIQQQNILANEKYQETATLDNKNISHTYQYVNQKTPVLLTLQPIKPKSSIDSVTYLGCVQNRFEPMREAV, encoded by the coding sequence ATGCTCAATATCGGCATGACAGAGCTTTTGGTGTTCGGCATTATTACACTATTGGTTCTTGGACCAGAGAAGTTACCTGAAGCAGCGCGCTTTGCAGGAAAGTGGTATGGCAAAGTCAAACGTATGGTCAGTAATGTGCAAAATGACATTGACCGTGAGCTGCGCATGTCCGAATTACGTGAGCAAATGCAAAATGAAATGAAGCGAATTCAGGAGCTTGAACAAAAAATGCAAGCTCAGATGCAACACATACAACAACAAAATATTTTGGCAAATGAAAAGTACCAAGAAACTGCCACACTCGATAATAAAAATATCTCCCATACTTATCAGTATGTGAATCAAAAGACACCCGTATTACTTACACTTCAACCTATAAAACCAAAGTCATCTATAGATTCAGTGACTTATTTGGGCTGTGTTCAAAATCGCTTTGAACCGATGCGGGAGGCTGTATGA
- the tatC gene encoding twin-arginine translocase subunit TatC: MKSNNLSPTVTQDSDQLLLEEMPITKHLIILRGHLFKIVGLILILFFCLLPFANQSYQMLSEPLRAQLPVSSSMIATDVTATFMAPFKLNFFVALMLAMPFIIYQLWAFVKPALYEKEKSLAMPLLVGSIALFYAGVAFAYLIALPSILHFFISVSPDTVAPMTDINSYLSFCLKLFLVFGLTFEIPIVTLILILIGVVSTQQLVEKRKFIIVGCFFVAMFVTPPDALSMIMLAIPMWLLFEIGLFFGKLIEKKRASEA, encoded by the coding sequence ATGAAATCTAATAACTTAAGCCCCACAGTGACTCAAGACTCAGATCAACTGTTGCTTGAAGAAATGCCGATTACGAAACACTTGATTATCTTAAGAGGTCATTTATTTAAAATCGTCGGTTTAATTCTGATTTTGTTTTTCTGTTTATTGCCCTTTGCCAATCAAAGCTACCAAATGCTATCTGAACCCTTACGAGCACAACTTCCAGTTAGCTCGTCTATGATTGCAACAGATGTTACTGCTACCTTTATGGCACCATTTAAACTGAACTTTTTTGTAGCCCTCATGCTGGCCATGCCTTTTATCATTTATCAGCTTTGGGCTTTTGTAAAACCTGCGCTATACGAAAAAGAAAAATCACTCGCAATGCCTCTTTTGGTTGGTAGTATTGCTTTGTTTTATGCTGGTGTAGCTTTCGCTTATTTGATTGCACTGCCATCCATTTTGCACTTTTTTATCAGTGTTTCCCCTGACACCGTGGCTCCAATGACAGACATCAACAGCTATCTCAGCTTCTGTCTAAAACTGTTTTTGGTTTTTGGCTTAACATTTGAAATTCCTATTGTTACGTTGATACTCATCTTGATTGGTGTGGTAAGTACCCAACAATTGGTTGAAAAACGAAAGTTCATTATTGTCGGCTGTTTTTTTGTTGCTATGTTTGTGACCCCGCCAGATGCCCTTTCAATGATTATGCTCGCGATACCAATGTGGCTTTTATTTGAGATTGGTCTTTTTTTTGGAAAATTGATTGAAAAAAAACGAGCGTCTGAAGCTTAA
- a CDS encoding PhoX family protein gives MTYQAPYHEDQELDNNNSSNTHFRDILEKHISRRSLIKKTASGAAALALASSLTACGDDDNSTNNETTPPTDPNVRPQKLTFTPVDKNLNDWVTVPEGYTATVLYAMGDSINPAYAAWDDQNIPSGPSFQFRSGDCHDGMSFFGLNNTTGRYDSSASEQGLLVMNHEYINPTFLHPQGPTKPNGRRPEDEVIREVNAHGVSVVHIKKDKTNQKVEIVQNSIFNRRITGSTIMDFNGPVAGNSLLATQYSPVGLKTRGTHNNCGNGYTPWGTYLTTEENFIGYFKRSGADEYAGRSDKEKIALKRYGLGLSIDYLYEKNADGTPKKDEKGQIIYILDGSGKKIPNKDAQNRTAYLDTNSRYAWETAVGSIESQDLYDRWDASMKGVTTAQDFRNGPNTFGWIVEIDPFDGRQNPVKRTALGRFAHEDCRASRAIEGQPFAFYMGDDSRGEYIYKFVSDAKWDPKDINTGYRAGDKYMNNGKFYVAKFNADGTGQWVELTYGKNGLNEQNVIYPFNSQAEVLTFARLAGDTVGATKMDRPEWVAVNPENGEVYVTLTNNSNRGTSYTTDAANPRNYTDPEGGKGNVNGHIIRFKEENSAAETFEWDIYLFGAEASMDSNINLSGLNDRNDLSSPDGMWFDPRGVLWIQTDDGAYTDVTNCMMLAALPGQVGDGGVATTSNNQTTLMGAKVTDENLRRFLTGPAECEITGVTMTPDHKAIFINVQHPGEDSKSFDAPTSHWPASQTDRANNTARPRSATVVITRNDGGLIAG, from the coding sequence ATGACATATCAAGCCCCGTATCACGAAGACCAAGAACTCGATAACAATAACTCAAGCAATACGCATTTTCGCGATATTTTAGAAAAACACATTTCACGCCGTAGCTTAATTAAGAAAACTGCAAGTGGCGCGGCTGCGTTAGCATTAGCATCAAGCTTAACAGCGTGTGGAGATGATGATAATTCTACAAACAATGAAACAACTCCTCCAACCGATCCAAACGTACGACCACAGAAATTGACATTTACCCCAGTTGATAAAAACTTAAATGACTGGGTTACAGTGCCTGAAGGCTATACAGCAACTGTACTCTATGCAATGGGCGATTCTATTAACCCAGCCTATGCAGCTTGGGATGACCAAAATATTCCATCTGGTCCGAGTTTTCAATTCCGTTCAGGTGATTGCCATGATGGTATGAGTTTTTTTGGTTTAAATAACACAACTGGCCGTTATGATTCGTCTGCGTCAGAACAAGGTCTTTTGGTGATGAATCATGAATACATCAACCCAACATTCCTACATCCTCAAGGGCCAACTAAACCCAATGGCCGACGTCCTGAAGACGAAGTAATTCGTGAAGTCAATGCACATGGTGTCTCCGTAGTTCACATCAAGAAAGACAAGACAAATCAGAAAGTTGAAATTGTACAAAATTCTATTTTCAATCGTCGTATTACAGGCTCAACAATCATGGACTTTAATGGTCCAGTTGCTGGTAACTCTTTACTTGCAACACAATATTCACCTGTGGGGCTCAAAACTCGTGGCACGCACAACAACTGTGGTAATGGCTACACACCTTGGGGTACATATTTAACTACAGAAGAGAACTTTATTGGATATTTCAAACGTTCAGGTGCAGATGAATATGCAGGACGCTCAGACAAAGAAAAAATTGCACTCAAACGTTACGGCTTAGGTTTAAGCATCGATTATCTATACGAAAAAAATGCAGATGGCACCCCTAAAAAAGATGAGAAAGGGCAAATTATTTATATTCTTGATGGTTCAGGTAAAAAAATTCCGAATAAAGATGCACAAAACCGTACTGCCTATTTGGATACAAACTCACGCTATGCTTGGGAAACAGCCGTTGGCTCAATTGAATCTCAAGATTTATATGATCGTTGGGATGCTTCCATGAAAGGTGTAACAACTGCACAAGATTTCCGTAATGGTCCAAATACATTTGGTTGGATTGTTGAAATTGACCCATTTGATGGTCGTCAAAATCCTGTGAAACGTACTGCACTCGGTCGTTTTGCACATGAAGACTGTCGAGCAAGCCGTGCGATTGAAGGTCAACCATTTGCCTTCTACATGGGAGATGACTCGCGTGGTGAATACATCTATAAATTTGTCTCTGATGCAAAATGGGATCCTAAAGATATCAACACTGGTTATCGTGCAGGCGACAAATACATGAACAATGGTAAGTTCTATGTTGCCAAGTTTAATGCCGATGGTACAGGACAATGGGTTGAATTAACGTATGGGAAAAATGGGCTAAATGAACAAAACGTCATTTATCCATTTAATTCTCAAGCTGAAGTGCTTACATTTGCTCGTTTAGCAGGTGATACCGTCGGTGCAACGAAAATGGATCGTCCTGAATGGGTCGCTGTGAATCCAGAAAATGGCGAAGTCTATGTCACACTCACCAACAACTCGAACCGAGGAACAAGCTATACAACAGATGCAGCAAATCCTCGAAACTATACCGATCCTGAAGGTGGTAAAGGGAATGTAAATGGCCATATCATTCGTTTCAAAGAAGAAAATTCAGCTGCTGAAACTTTTGAGTGGGATATTTACTTGTTTGGTGCGGAAGCATCCATGGATTCAAACATCAACCTTTCAGGGTTGAATGACCGCAACGACTTATCTTCACCTGATGGTATGTGGTTTGACCCTCGTGGTGTGCTTTGGATTCAAACAGATGATGGTGCATATACGGATGTCACTAACTGTATGATGCTTGCAGCTTTACCAGGTCAAGTTGGTGATGGTGGCGTTGCAACAACCTCTAATAACCAGACCACTCTTATGGGAGCTAAAGTCACGGATGAAAACTTACGTCGCTTCTTAACAGGTCCTGCAGAATGTGAAATTACAGGGGTAACGATGACACCAGATCACAAAGCCATTTTCATTAATGTACAGCACCCAGGTGAAGACTCTAAGAGCTTTGATGCACCAACCAGCCACTGGCCTGCAAGCCAAACAGATCGTGCAAATAATACAGCTCGTCCTCGTTCAGCCACAGTGGTTATTACACGAAATGATGGTGGTCTAATTGCAGGTTAA
- a CDS encoding NRDE family protein — protein MCIVAIAWQVLDDLPLCLISNRDEFYQRPSSHLKQWENSPIIAGQDLQSGGTWMGITPTGRWAVLTNFRDGRDQTSYPTSRGHLIQSFLESEQTPIRFAQDLEKKQCDYAGFNLFMGDRHQAVYMSNRGEAPQVLPKGVYVVSNGLMTEHWEKTKHLRQRFTQEFLPMLQQANSLQSELGTAAWDILEDERKIISGLLPQTGISQEMEELLSSTFIQSPIYGTRCSNFLRMTHEHWSWLEKQQQGEFKGKITEQIVPFEL, from the coding sequence ATGTGTATTGTGGCAATAGCATGGCAAGTCTTGGACGATTTGCCATTGTGTTTGATTTCAAATCGAGATGAGTTCTATCAGCGTCCTTCGAGTCATTTAAAGCAATGGGAAAATAGTCCGATTATTGCAGGGCAAGATTTGCAGTCTGGTGGTACATGGATGGGTATAACGCCCACAGGACGTTGGGCAGTTTTGACCAATTTTCGTGATGGACGGGATCAAACTAGCTATCCAACGTCTCGTGGACATTTGATTCAATCTTTTTTAGAGTCTGAACAAACGCCCATTCGTTTTGCACAAGACTTAGAGAAAAAACAATGTGACTATGCGGGTTTTAATCTTTTTATGGGGGATCGGCATCAGGCGGTTTATATGAGCAATCGTGGTGAAGCACCACAGGTTCTTCCGAAAGGCGTATATGTGGTGTCTAATGGTTTGATGACTGAACATTGGGAAAAAACCAAACATTTACGTCAACGCTTTACCCAAGAGTTTTTACCGATGTTGCAACAAGCGAACAGCTTACAAAGTGAGTTAGGGACGGCAGCTTGGGATATTTTGGAGGATGAGCGTAAGATTATTTCAGGCTTGTTACCGCAAACTGGTATTAGTCAGGAGATGGAAGAATTATTGTCTTCGACCTTTATTCAAAGTCCTATTTATGGGACACGTTGTTCTAACTTCCTACGCATGACCCATGAACATTGGTCTTGGCTTGAAAAGCAGCAGCAAGGCGAGTTTAAAGGAAAAATTACGGAACAAATTGTGCCATTTGAGCTATAA
- the lgt gene encoding prolipoprotein diacylglyceryl transferase → MLTYPNIDPVAIALGPLQVHWYGLMYLLAFLFAWGLASYRAKERGWTPDMVSDLIFYGALGVVIGGRVGYVFFYGFEQFLANPVWLFQVWTGGMSFHGGFLGVMLAMLFWCKKYAMTWFQTLDFIAPCVPTGLMFGRFGNFIGGELYGRPVSDPNFALGMIFPTDPLQLVRHPSQLYQAFFEGLLLFIVLWWFSSKPRPRMAVSALFLIGYGMARFIVEFFREPDNGQLFIAWMSKGQFLSLPMILVGAWMMWYAYHKNIYDWGPQKKNG, encoded by the coding sequence ATGCTGACCTATCCAAATATTGATCCCGTCGCAATCGCACTTGGCCCTTTACAGGTGCATTGGTACGGACTGATGTATTTATTGGCCTTTTTATTTGCTTGGGGACTTGCAAGCTACCGCGCGAAAGAACGTGGTTGGACACCTGACATGGTTTCCGATCTGATCTTCTATGGTGCTCTAGGTGTGGTAATTGGTGGTCGTGTCGGTTACGTCTTCTTTTATGGCTTTGAGCAATTCCTTGCCAACCCTGTTTGGCTATTCCAAGTCTGGACAGGTGGTATGAGTTTCCACGGCGGTTTCTTGGGTGTAATGCTTGCCATGCTGTTCTGGTGTAAGAAGTACGCCATGACATGGTTCCAAACCCTAGACTTCATTGCTCCCTGTGTACCTACAGGTCTTATGTTTGGACGCTTTGGTAACTTTATTGGTGGGGAACTCTATGGACGCCCTGTAAGCGACCCGAACTTTGCGCTCGGTATGATCTTTCCAACCGACCCATTACAACTGGTTCGTCACCCCTCTCAACTCTATCAAGCCTTTTTTGAAGGCTTACTGCTGTTCATCGTCTTGTGGTGGTTCAGCTCAAAACCACGTCCACGTATGGCTGTGTCTGCCCTCTTCCTGATTGGTTATGGTATGGCCCGCTTCATCGTAGAGTTCTTCCGTGAGCCTGACAATGGACAGTTGTTTATTGCATGGATGAGTAAAGGCCAATTCCTTAGTCTACCAATGATTTTGGTCGGCGCGTGGATGATGTGGTACGCCTATCACAAGAACATCTATGATTGGGGGCCACAAAAGAAGAATGGCTAA
- a CDS encoding AzlD domain-containing protein, with amino-acid sequence MLEFWFNPSISILKKLLIFIVISVVTGVLYWMDPLSLYAILMFLGTGIVFLICRYCKIHFAAKNPTGFLYRLLTWIPIALLLALIFMNIKDGELLIPGAQGIGFMALGICLFSPLSLLHSNTQPESK; translated from the coding sequence ATGCTCGAATTTTGGTTTAATCCCTCTATTTCCATTCTTAAAAAATTACTTATTTTTATTGTGATTTCTGTTGTAACAGGTGTGTTGTATTGGATGGACCCCCTGAGTCTCTATGCCATTTTAATGTTCTTGGGTACTGGGATTGTTTTTCTGATTTGTCGTTACTGCAAAATTCATTTTGCGGCCAAAAACCCTACAGGTTTTCTATACCGCCTACTGACTTGGATTCCGATTGCCCTACTCTTAGCACTGATTTTTATGAATATTAAAGATGGTGAGCTGCTGATTCCAGGTGCGCAAGGGATTGGTTTTATGGCGTTGGGGATTTGCCTATTTTCCCCCCTGTCTCTTTTGCATAGCAATACTCAGCCTGAGTCCAAATAA
- a CDS encoding CHAP domain-containing protein has translation MPYDQNVNMNEVYAPAQTNIIIRSQSERNVTAAEILTSKKARERAINSNQRVDIEKFTGFLKNITRQTSTQKCAKSIRLGLESAGARFKSHPVAAADWGKTLTSIGYRKINLSFDQPKKGDIYIIDRTAKNRYGHIAAYSGNGWVSDFKQSGYAVYRNQNVNYSYYRMD, from the coding sequence ATGCCTTATGATCAAAACGTGAATATGAACGAAGTCTATGCGCCTGCGCAAACCAATATCATAATACGTTCCCAGTCAGAGAGAAACGTTACCGCTGCTGAAATCCTGACCTCGAAGAAGGCAAGAGAAAGAGCAATCAATAGTAATCAACGCGTAGATATTGAAAAATTTACGGGGTTTCTAAAAAATATTACTCGTCAAACCAGTACTCAGAAATGTGCGAAAAGCATTCGCTTAGGTCTAGAGTCTGCGGGTGCACGCTTTAAAAGCCATCCTGTGGCGGCGGCGGATTGGGGTAAGACATTAACCAGCATTGGTTATCGTAAAATCAATTTATCTTTTGATCAGCCTAAAAAAGGCGATATTTATATTATCGACCGTACTGCAAAAAACCGTTATGGACATATTGCCGCTTATTCAGGCAATGGTTGGGTTTCTGATTTTAAACAAAGTGGTTATGCGGTTTACCGTAACCAAAATGTGAACTACAGCTATTATCGAATGGATTAA
- the thyA gene encoding thymidylate synthase yields the protein MKTYLDLLQHILDHGGDKGDRTGTGTRSVFGHQMRFDLSQGFPLLTTKKVHFRSIVIELLWFLKGDTNVQYLQDNKVSIWDEWSTAEQTARFGRPEGELGPVYGHQWRNFGATQKADGLYEQDGFDQIAWLVNEIKTNPNSRRLIVSGWNPQEAAQVALPPCHTLFQFFVHNGKLSCQLYQRSADVFLGVPFNIASYALLTHMIAQVCGLGVGDFVWTGGDTHLYANHFEQAKLQLSREPLGLCQLKLNPAVKDIFDFKFEDIEIVGYESHPGIKAPVAV from the coding sequence ATGAAAACGTATTTAGACCTGTTACAACACATCCTCGATCACGGTGGTGATAAAGGCGACCGTACTGGTACAGGTACGCGCTCGGTATTTGGTCATCAAATGCGCTTTGATCTTTCTCAAGGCTTCCCTTTATTAACCACTAAAAAAGTGCACTTTCGTTCGATCGTGATTGAGCTTTTGTGGTTCTTAAAAGGCGATACCAATGTGCAATATTTACAGGACAACAAAGTCAGTATTTGGGACGAATGGTCAACCGCAGAACAAACTGCGCGTTTTGGTCGCCCTGAAGGTGAACTAGGGCCTGTATATGGCCATCAATGGCGTAATTTTGGTGCAACCCAAAAAGCAGATGGTTTATATGAACAAGATGGTTTTGACCAAATTGCGTGGTTAGTCAATGAAATTAAAACCAATCCAAACTCACGCCGTCTAATTGTATCGGGTTGGAATCCACAAGAAGCTGCGCAAGTTGCTCTTCCTCCATGCCACACTCTTTTCCAATTCTTTGTCCATAACGGCAAACTGTCTTGTCAACTCTATCAGCGCAGTGCCGATGTATTTTTAGGTGTGCCTTTTAATATTGCCAGTTATGCGCTACTCACCCATATGATCGCGCAAGTCTGCGGTTTAGGTGTTGGGGACTTTGTTTGGACGGGTGGAGATACGCATTTATATGCCAACCATTTTGAGCAAGCGAAGCTTCAGTTAAGCCGTGAACCTTTAGGACTGTGCCAACTGAAACTCAATCCTGCGGTTAAAGATATTTTCGACTTTAAATTTGAAGATATTGAAATTGTGGGTTATGAATCACATCCAGGGATTAAAGCACCTGTCGCTGTTTAA
- a CDS encoding dihydrofolate reductase yields MTFQNLEVVHVVAMDQQRCIGKGNDLPWHISADLKHFKAITQGGVVIMGRKTLESMGRTLPKRVNWVITRDTSWAFEGTKVAYSIEEALTQAVADVQASEKPESIFIIGGGEIFKQTIDIADRLELTHVELDVQGDAHYPAIPAAFKKVASEQHIDDKTGVAFEFASYQK; encoded by the coding sequence ATGACCTTTCAAAACTTAGAAGTTGTACATGTAGTCGCAATGGATCAGCAACGCTGTATTGGTAAAGGCAATGACCTACCTTGGCATATTTCAGCCGATCTAAAACATTTCAAAGCCATCACCCAAGGTGGTGTAGTCATCATGGGGCGTAAAACGCTGGAATCGATGGGCCGTACATTACCCAAGCGTGTCAATTGGGTCATTACTCGCGACACTTCTTGGGCTTTTGAAGGCACAAAGGTGGCTTACAGCATCGAAGAGGCTTTAACGCAAGCTGTTGCCGATGTTCAAGCTTCAGAAAAACCAGAAAGTATTTTTATCATTGGTGGCGGTGAAATTTTCAAACAGACCATCGACATTGCAGACCGTTTAGAGCTCACGCATGTTGAACTCGATGTGCAAGGTGATGCGCATTACCCTGCCATTCCAGCAGCATTCAAAAAAGTGGCGTCAGAACAACATATTGATGACAAAACTGGAGTTGCTTTTGAGTTCGCAAGCTATCAAAAATAA
- a CDS encoding DUF4105 domain-containing protein, giving the protein MHIMIKIEFWRTLGFGLLHTLFSIFVLFSSIWLCFALWIQEPLGWLISRIFIGIWIAFALSILGIYITQSFFGRRLDIILYLLGFLLALSWYFSLDARQDRDWQPEVAKILHYEKQGDHVTLHNVRNFTWHPDGSYTEHWDTRSFDLNQITGVNIITSYWMGPQIAHTLVSFDFANTAPLTFSIEIRKEKNEEFSAIGGFFRKYELSLVASDEHDIVYTRSNIRHEQVYFFPVLLGQAESKALFVEYLHKADELAKYPKWYNTLTSNCTTLVFDMVQAVSHDALPTDYRILASGYLPDYLYDLGAISPQWDIKTWYQKAHINPRVSKETELTSREYSQLIRQGLPVDQTR; this is encoded by the coding sequence ATGCATATCATGATCAAAATAGAATTTTGGCGGACACTGGGCTTTGGATTACTCCACACCCTGTTTAGTATTTTTGTCTTGTTCAGTTCAATTTGGCTGTGTTTTGCATTGTGGATTCAAGAGCCTTTGGGCTGGTTGATTAGCCGTATTTTTATTGGGATCTGGATTGCTTTTGCGCTCAGCATTTTAGGCATCTATATCACCCAAAGCTTTTTTGGTCGTCGCCTCGATATCATCCTTTATCTCCTTGGCTTTTTACTGGCGTTGTCTTGGTATTTTAGTTTAGATGCTCGCCAAGACCGCGACTGGCAACCTGAAGTAGCAAAAATCTTGCATTATGAAAAACAAGGTGACCATGTCACCCTTCATAATGTCCGTAATTTCACATGGCACCCTGACGGCTCTTATACTGAGCATTGGGATACCCGCTCTTTCGATCTAAATCAAATCACTGGAGTCAATATCATTACCTCATACTGGATGGGGCCGCAAATCGCACATACCTTGGTCAGTTTTGATTTTGCCAATACTGCACCGCTGACCTTTTCCATTGAAATTCGCAAAGAGAAAAATGAAGAATTTTCAGCGATTGGCGGTTTTTTTAGAAAATATGAGCTAAGTTTAGTAGCCTCAGACGAACATGATATTGTGTATACCCGCAGTAATATTCGTCATGAACAAGTCTATTTCTTTCCTGTCCTCCTCGGACAGGCTGAAAGTAAAGCACTATTTGTAGAGTATTTACATAAGGCCGACGAGCTCGCCAAATATCCTAAGTGGTATAACACCCTCACCAGTAATTGCACCACTTTGGTATTTGACATGGTTCAAGCCGTTTCACATGACGCTTTACCAACGGACTATCGTATTTTAGCTTCAGGCTATTTACCGGACTATCTGTATGACTTAGGTGCGATTAGTCCGCAGTGGGATATCAAAACGTGGTATCAAAAAGCCCATATCAACCCACGCGTAAGCAAAGAAACAGAGTTAACCAGTCGTGAGTATTCACAGCTTATTCGCCAGGGTTTACCTGTTGACCAAACTCGCTAA
- a CDS encoding META domain-containing protein — translation MLKKLIASSLLASSLIMTGCQTTPPPSDTIEMTNIQQLQQRTWILTQMGNTEIKTAPNERNIPSLQFSTDNRISGADGCNRIMGSYTVGRDTLTLSQLATTRMACINNSAVPQQFQEALAKVTHYQVFGKTLKLLDRHGNLLLQFGSAIQPR, via the coding sequence ATGTTAAAAAAACTGATTGCAAGCAGTCTTTTAGCGAGTAGCTTAATCATGACTGGTTGCCAAACGACACCACCGCCATCCGACACCATTGAAATGACCAACATTCAACAGCTTCAGCAACGGACTTGGATTTTGACGCAAATGGGCAATACCGAAATTAAAACAGCACCCAATGAACGTAATATTCCAAGCCTTCAGTTTTCAACCGATAATCGCATCAGTGGTGCAGATGGCTGTAACCGCATCATGGGTAGCTATACCGTTGGACGCGATACGCTTACCTTGAGCCAGCTCGCAACCACCCGAATGGCCTGTATCAATAACAGTGCTGTACCGCAACAGTTCCAAGAAGCGCTGGCAAAAGTGACACATTACCAAGTGTTTGGTAAAACGCTAAAACTACTCGATCGACATGGTAACTTGCTGCTACAGTTTGGCTCTGCCATTCAACCACGTTAA